The Coleofasciculaceae cyanobacterium genome has a segment encoding these proteins:
- a CDS encoding FAD-dependent monooxygenase translates to MRQINKNLLKSRGDRAIIIGGSIAGLLSAKVLSDYFEQVIIIDRDKLPETPQARRGVPQSVQPHVLFTKGYRILAEFFPGIEEQLDNNGALSIDWAREFKHFVEEQWGIEAKEASDIVSVTCSRYLLEWTIRQELLKLSGIKILEQSKVAGLIYDAQTNQVRGVKLDSTQKTELIADLIIDASGRSSQAAQWLEQIGQTAAPETVVNPFLGYATRRYKLPDNRSPDWKVLLISQSPPKNTRLGYLARIENSELIATLGGYGKDFPPLDDRGFREFAQSLAQPDFYQAIADAIPTSPIYAHRATANRMRNYHKVKLPTGFIALGDAVCALCPVYGQGMTVSALGAKTLQVWLDKSSRGKLDNNRFQKQLAKNNSFHWMLATSQDSRFPTTVGSKSKSGTVDKLMTGYMNKLVSKSASEPNLQLMFLEVAHLLRSPLYLYHPAVIWQVLT, encoded by the coding sequence GTGAGACAGATAAATAAAAATTTACTTAAAAGTAGAGGCGATCGCGCGATTATCATTGGTGGCAGTATTGCTGGATTACTAAGTGCCAAAGTATTGTCAGATTATTTCGAGCAGGTAATTATAATCGATCGCGATAAGCTACCCGAAACTCCTCAGGCGCGTCGTGGTGTGCCTCAATCAGTGCAGCCTCATGTTTTGTTTACCAAAGGCTATCGGATCTTAGCCGAGTTTTTTCCTGGTATTGAAGAACAGTTAGACAATAACGGAGCTTTAAGTATCGATTGGGCAAGGGAGTTTAAGCATTTTGTTGAGGAACAATGGGGAATAGAGGCAAAAGAAGCTTCCGATATTGTTTCTGTTACCTGTAGTCGCTATCTTTTGGAGTGGACAATTCGCCAAGAGTTACTCAAGCTGTCTGGAATTAAAATTTTGGAGCAAAGCAAGGTAGCAGGTTTGATTTACGATGCCCAAACAAATCAGGTAAGAGGAGTCAAGCTAGATTCAACCCAAAAAACCGAGCTAATAGCCGATCTAATAATAGATGCTAGCGGTAGAAGCTCTCAAGCTGCTCAATGGTTAGAACAAATTGGTCAAACTGCTGCACCTGAAACCGTAGTGAATCCTTTTTTGGGTTATGCTACTCGCCGTTACAAATTACCAGATAATCGCTCGCCAGACTGGAAGGTATTATTAATCTCTCAGTCTCCGCCCAAAAATACTCGTTTGGGATATTTAGCCAGAATCGAAAACAGTGAGTTGATTGCCACGCTGGGCGGTTATGGCAAGGACTTTCCCCCTTTAGACGATCGCGGATTTCGAGAATTCGCTCAAAGCCTAGCACAGCCTGATTTTTATCAGGCGATCGCCGATGCCATCCCCACATCACCTATTTATGCTCATCGGGCAACAGCAAACCGAATGAGAAACTACCACAAAGTTAAACTACCAACTGGCTTTATTGCTTTGGGAGATGCAGTATGTGCCTTGTGTCCCGTATATGGACAAGGAATGACCGTAAGTGCTTTAGGGGCAAAAACTCTACAGGTTTGGTTAGATAAATCTTCCAGAGGCAAACTAGATAATAATCGCTTCCAGAAACAACTAGCCAAAAACAACTCTTTTCACTGGATGTTAGCTACTAGCCAAGATTCCCGCTTTCCTACTACAGTAGGCAGTAAAAGCAAAAGCGGAACAGTAGATAAATTGATGACGGGCTACATGAATAAGCTGGTTAGTAAATCTGCGTCTGAACCTAATTTACAGCTGATGTTTTTAGAAGTTGCTCATTTATTGCGATCGCCTTTATATCTCTATCATCCTGCTGTTATCTGGCAAGTTTTGACTTAA
- a CDS encoding orange carotenoid protein N-terminal domain-containing protein gives MATGTSEQNVSSALTAYGNLSTDEKLALLWYVYTKMGTSVTPAAPGAAADEIVEGLFNQVKELSHEEQLDVQRKIVESQDSLISREYGSFSENSKLYFWYRLAQGMEAGTIIPMPDNYQPSGGVTELLSQVESMEFNQQITFLRDAVVEAGAEPKSGADI, from the coding sequence ATGGCTACAGGCACTTCAGAGCAAAATGTATCGAGCGCGCTTACTGCTTACGGTAACCTATCAACAGATGAAAAACTAGCTTTGCTTTGGTATGTTTATACCAAAATGGGAACATCTGTAACTCCCGCAGCACCAGGAGCAGCAGCAGATGAAATCGTAGAAGGATTGTTTAACCAGGTAAAAGAATTATCTCACGAAGAGCAATTAGATGTGCAACGCAAAATTGTTGAATCGCAAGATAGTTTAATTTCTCGTGAGTATGGTTCTTTCAGCGAAAACAGTAAGCTATATTTCTGGTATCGTTTGGCGCAGGGAATGGAAGCTGGAACAATTATTCCTATGCCTGACAACTATCAACCAAGTGGTGGTGTGACTGAGTTGCTATCGCAAGTTGAGTCAATGGAATTTAACCAGCAAATTACTTTTCTTAGAGATGCAGTAGTTGAAGCTGGTGCAGAACCAAAATCTGGCGCAGACATATAG
- the ilvD gene encoding dihydroxy-acid dehydratase, with product MSDNRRSKEVTQGHQRSPNRAMLRAVGFGDNDFNKPIVGLANGYSTITPCNMGINTLALRAETALKDAGAMPQMFGTITISDGISMGTEGMKYSLVSRDVIADSIETACNGQSMDAVLAIGGCDKNMPGAVLAIARMNIPAIFVYGGTIKPGKHNGEDLTVVSAFEAVGKFSAGKIDLAELDAIEHKACPGAGSCGGMFTANTMSSAFEVMGISLPYSSTMAAEDEEKAESTEKSAFALVEAIKQQILPSQILTRKAFENAIAVIMAVGGSTNSVLHLLAIANTIGVELTLDDFETIRKRVPVICNLKPSGRYVTVDLHNAGGIPQVMKMLLAHDLLHGDALTVTGKTIAEVLADIPENPPTDQDVIRQWDNPVYQEGHLAILKGNLASEGSVAKISGVKNPVITGPARVFESEEQCLSAILDGTIKAGDVIVIRYEGPKGGPGMREMLAPTSAIIGAGLGDSVGLITDGRFSGGTYGMVVGHVAPEAAVGGTIALVHEGDSITIDARQKLLQLNVDEAELAQRYSQWKQRQTKYPRGVLGKYAKLVSSSSLGAVTDLNLHS from the coding sequence ATGTCTGACAATCGAAGAAGCAAAGAAGTAACCCAAGGTCACCAGCGATCGCCCAATCGTGCTATGTTACGGGCAGTGGGTTTTGGCGACAATGATTTTAATAAGCCTATTGTCGGTTTGGCTAACGGATATAGTACCATTACTCCCTGCAACATGGGAATCAATACTTTAGCCTTACGAGCAGAAACGGCATTAAAAGACGCAGGGGCGATGCCTCAAATGTTCGGCACAATTACCATTAGTGATGGGATCTCGATGGGTACAGAAGGAATGAAGTACTCCCTGGTATCCCGTGATGTAATTGCCGACTCGATTGAAACCGCCTGCAACGGACAAAGTATGGATGCGGTGCTGGCTATTGGTGGTTGCGACAAAAATATGCCTGGGGCAGTCCTGGCGATCGCCAGAATGAATATTCCCGCTATTTTTGTCTACGGTGGCACAATTAAGCCAGGGAAACACAACGGCGAAGATTTAACCGTCGTCAGTGCCTTTGAAGCGGTAGGAAAATTTAGCGCGGGTAAAATCGATCTAGCTGAGTTAGACGCGATCGAGCATAAAGCTTGTCCTGGTGCGGGTTCATGTGGCGGAATGTTTACCGCTAATACCATGTCCTCGGCATTTGAAGTCATGGGAATCAGCTTACCTTATTCTTCCACGATGGCGGCAGAAGACGAAGAGAAAGCCGAAAGTACTGAAAAGTCTGCTTTTGCTCTGGTAGAAGCGATTAAACAACAAATATTACCCAGTCAAATTCTAACTCGTAAAGCCTTTGAGAATGCCATTGCGGTGATTATGGCCGTAGGCGGATCGACCAACTCTGTTTTGCATCTGTTGGCGATCGCTAATACTATCGGGGTTGAACTGACTTTAGACGATTTTGAAACTATTCGTAAGCGAGTCCCTGTAATCTGCAACCTCAAGCCATCTGGGCGATATGTGACTGTAGATTTGCATAATGCGGGTGGTATTCCTCAAGTAATGAAGATGCTGCTGGCACATGACTTATTGCATGGAGATGCTTTAACCGTCACTGGTAAAACCATTGCCGAAGTTTTGGCAGATATTCCTGAAAATCCTCCTACAGATCAGGATGTGATTCGTCAGTGGGATAATCCTGTATACCAAGAAGGACACTTGGCAATTCTTAAAGGTAATTTGGCTAGTGAAGGCTCGGTAGCTAAAATCAGTGGCGTAAAAAACCCTGTAATTACCGGTCCTGCTAGAGTATTTGAATCAGAGGAACAATGTCTATCGGCAATCTTAGACGGCACAATCAAAGCTGGTGATGTAATTGTAATCCGTTACGAAGGTCCTAAAGGTGGCCCAGGAATGCGAGAAATGCTAGCTCCCACCTCCGCTATTATTGGTGCTGGACTAGGGGATTCTGTAGGCTTGATTACCGATGGTCGTTTCTCTGGCGGGACTTACGGCATGGTTGTCGGTCATGTTGCCCCCGAAGCTGCCGTAGGCGGAACAATTGCTTTAGTTCATGAAGGAGATAGTATTACTATTGATGCTCGCCAAAAATTGTTGCAGCTCAATGTTGATGAAGCAGAATTAGCTCAACGCTATAGCCAATGGAAGCAACGCCAGACTAAATATCCCAGAGGTGTTTTGGGTAAATATGCCAAACTAGTTTCTTCTAGTAGTTTGGGTGCAGTAACAGACTTAAATTTGCATAGTTGA